Proteins encoded together in one Tripterygium wilfordii isolate XIE 37 chromosome 14, ASM1340144v1, whole genome shotgun sequence window:
- the LOC120014690 gene encoding transcription factor TCP2-like, producing the protein MEVGEIQMQACKFSRVGNGRNDSIKIAQRGGEHYPDDEQDEKLKRTNSNASGGGGDLGTNRLRGWHHSSRIIRVSRASGGKDRHSKVWTSKGPRDRRVRLSVSTAIQFYDLQDRLGYDQPSKAVEWLIKAAADSINELPSLNSSLSETPPKQLSDDKRVSEVTDQGFDSPELELEGPNFNQDPNQHLSLSKSASSNSETSKGSGLSLARSEIRVNRVKARERARERAKKEKDNDSHQQNVNPISQNSTFTELLTGGMNSSVGNNGTSPTGNSNGRQWASSPMDYFNTGLLGPSSSRAGHHPSGFPGQIQLGNSIPQALPIPPFSVSGQNHPELQHFQFATVDHLIPVAATTQQGHGGDYNLNFSISSGLAGINRGTLQSNSPSIMPHVQRFSSPIDGANVPFFIGTPPVENHHHHHQFPPGLRLCYNDGSRRPDQKGKGKN; encoded by the coding sequence ATGGAGGTGGGGGAGATTCAGATGCAAGCCTGTAAGTTCTCCAGGGTCGGTAATGGCAGAAATGACTCTATCAAGATAGCACAGAGAGGCGGTGAACACTACCCCGACGATGAACAAGATGAAAAGCTGAAGAGGACCAATAGTAACGCCAGTGGAGGCGGCGGTGACCTTGGTACTAATCGTCTTCGTGGGTGGCACCATTCGTCACGGATCATTAGGGTTTCTCGTGCCTCCGGTGGCAAAGATCGGCACAGCAAGGTTTGGACTTCCAAAGGGCCGAGAGACCGGAGGGTCCGGTTATCGGTCTCAACTGCTATTCAATTCTATGATCTCCAAGATAGGCTGGGATACGATCAACCAAGCAAAGCCGTAGAGTGGCTAATTAAAGCTGCTGCTGATTCAATCAACGAGCTACCTTCACTGAACAGTTCTTTGTCCGAAACCCCACCCAAGCAATTAAGCGATGACAAGAGAGTTAGCGAGGTTACGGACCAAGGGTTTGATTCGCCTGAATTGGAGTTGGAAGGACCTAATTTCAACCAAGACCCTAACCAGCATCTCTCTTTGTCCAAATCTGCTAGTAGCAACTCGGAGACTAGCAAAGGTTCTGGCTTGTCCCTCGCGAGATCCGAAATTAGGGTCAATCGCGTCAAAGCCCGTGAGCGGGCTAGGGAGAGAGCTAAGAAGGAGAAAGATAACGATTCACATCAGCAGAATGTGAATCCCATCTCCCAAAACTCCACATTCACTGAGCTACTTACCGGTGGAATGAACAGTAGTGTTGGTAACAACGGCACCAGTCCTACAGGCAACTCTAATGGGAGGCAGTGGGCCTCAAGTCCAATGGATTACTTCAATACGGGGCTACTTGGACCATCCTCGTCTCGAGCTGGTCATCATCCGTCTGGGTTTCCGGGACAAATTCAATTAGGGAACTCCATCCCTCAGGCATTGCCAATCCCACCATTCAGCGTATCTGGGCAGAACCATCCGGAGCTGCAGCATTTTCAGTTCGCCACCGTCGATCATCTTATCCCTGTGGCGGCGACCACCCAGCAGGGACACGGGGGAGATTACAATCTTAACTTTAGTATCTCTTCCGGTCTAGCTGGCATTAATAGGGGGACCCTTCAGTCCAATTCACCGTCTATCATGCCTCACGTCCAGAGGTTTTCATCACCTATAGACGGGGCAAATGTACCTTTCTTCATTGGTACACCACCTGTCGAgaatcatcaccaccaccaccagttcCCACCTGGCTTGCGGCTCTGCTATAATGACGGAAGCAGACGCCCAGACCAAAAGGGAAAAGGGAAGAACTGA
- the LOC120015118 gene encoding F-box protein At5g46170-like: MSFQRSDPTFRINPEPIDHFDRLPDSVLLLVFNKIGDVKALGRCCVVSHRFHSLVPQVDNVVVRVDCVISDDDSSSTSSSADKSRNTASSGPFSSIVRLLLGGIVKPLQALGQFLGPKRAIVSSNSGSPSSSLAVVSEDDGDMDQGGVTHHSPTQVLKNFNEIRFLRIELPSGELGIDDGVLLKWRADFGSTLDNCVILGAASVVNNGPAKNNNSIDNVSDGLCVNSNGVNGAPADDYGSIPESFYTNGGLKLRVVWTISSLIAASARHYLLQPIISEHKTLDSLVLTDADGQGVLCMNREQLEELRVKPLSASSASKRTLVPALNMRLWYAPHLELPDGTVLKGATLVAISPSEQSVAKKEVSDGSWVSTAFEEPYGTAAKMLVKRRTYCLEMNSF; encoded by the coding sequence AATCAATCCGGAGCCAATCGATCACTTCGATAGGTTACCGGACTCCGTTTTACTCCTCGTCTTCAACAAGATCGGGGATGTCAAGGCTCTTGGACGCTGCTGCGTTGTTTCTCATCGATTCCACTCCCTTGTTCCTCAGGTAGACAACGTGGTTGTGAGAGTGGATTGTGTTATTTCTGACGACGATTCCTCATCTACCTCCTCCTCAGCGGACAAGTCCCGCAACACTGCCTCGTCTGGTCCCTTCTCATCCATTGTCCGCCTCCTACTTGGCGGTATTGTGAAGCCTCTGCAGGCGCTCGGACAGTTCCTTGGTCCCAAGCGTGCGATTGTCTCCTCGAACTCTGGGTCTCCATCTTCGTCTTTGGCGGTCGTAAGTGAGGACGACGGGGACATGGATCAGGGCGGGGTGACCCATCACTCTCCCACACAGGTTTTGAAGAATTTCAATGAGATTCGGTTCTTGCGCATCGAGCTACCCAGTGGGGAATTGGGGATTGATGACGGGGTTTTATTGAAATGGAGGGCTGATTTTGGATCCACCCTTGATAATTGCGTGATTCTTGGTGCTGCATCTGTCGTCAACAATGGACCCGCCAAGAACAATAACTCTATTGACAATGTGTCTGATGGGTTGTGTGTCAACAGCAATGGAGTTAATGGTGCCCCAGCTGACGATTACGGAAGCATACCAGAGTCGTTCTACACCAATGGTGGCCTGAAACTGCGGGTGGTTTGGACGATAAGCTCGTTGATAGCTGCCTCCGCCAGGCATTATCTGTTGCAGCCCATAATTTCTGAGCATAAGACGCTTGATAGCTTGGTTTTGACAGACGCTGATGGGCAAGGAGTTCTGTGCATGAATAGGGAGCAACTTGAGGAATTGAGGGTCAAACCCCTGTCCGCTTCTTCTGCTTCAAAGAGGACACTAGTGCCTGCTCTGAACATGCGGCTTTGGTATGCGCCACACTTGGAATTGCCTGATGGGACTGTGTTGAAAGGAGCTACTTTGGTTGCCATTAGTCCTAGTGAGCAATCCGTGGCAAAGAAAGAAGTATCTGATGGGTCTTGGGTATCTACTGCATTTGAAGAGCCCTATGGGACTGCGGCAAAGATGCTGGTGAAGAGAAGGACTTACTGTTTGGAGATGAACTCATTTTGA